A stretch of DNA from Channa argus isolate prfri chromosome 7, Channa argus male v1.0, whole genome shotgun sequence:
CACAAGTCATATGCAGCAAACCCATCGGTTTTATTTCCTTAACATTTATAATGGTTCGTGTGGGTGTCCTATGATGTTTCCCATAACACAGGAGCACATTCGACCGCATTAACGGACGGTTTGAGGGTCCTTCATGGATCATCTCTGTTCAGATACAATAAGCGTCTGCACTTGCTTGTTGGTAGTTCATGCAAACTCTTAAGGGTGTTAAAGTAATGTGTAAATTCATAGCATGAATATTACTTGTCTCTAGACAAGTAATCTGGAAAGTCTAAAAACTCAAAGAACCTCCACCTGAATGCATAAGTTACATTTACACTAATTGTCTTTATGTTGTGCAGAGCATGTTTTCCTCTGGATGCAAACATATCACACACTCACTAAACCACCCTGACAGATAACAAAGACGATCACAACGTTGGAAATGAACACGACTGGTTGTTGTTTCTCAGACAAGAACCATGACTCCACATCAGCAAACCACATTACCAACATGATACATGCTTGTCTCACCAGATATGTGCATGTTCATGGCCTTGTGACTCATTAGGGTCTGTATTTCAATGGGGCAACAAGCAATATATATATTACTAAATTTAGTAAATACATTTCCCAATATTTGATGCCTTGGGAAATGTGATTATTTGAGGCTGTGGGTTGCGCCATCATCATCATGTGCATCTTTATAACAAAAATACCCCATGGAGCCACTAAggtattaattattattaataaacctTATCAGTCTAACACAACATTACCAAGTGCTAATATCACTAATATCAAAACATCTGATGAGCAACATTACAGCATTAGAAAACTATTGGATGTATTCTTCAAGGTACAGCAAGCTCCATCAGGGTAATGATGTGCGTTGGCTCACAGCTCACACTGAACAAAGTCTCTTGAGTGGCAAACTCAAAAATGTGacaacacctccctctgcaggCTTTGCATTGACTGGCATCATCCAGTTAACTACAGTTATTTGGTCgacattggggagggttgcgtcaggaagggtccggtgtaaaaactggcgaccttgaactcatgggataagccaaacaggcaaaaaaaattaaaaataaaaaaataaaataaaactgtgtttggATGAACTGGGGAAAAAAGTCAAAGCGATGATAAGGAATGAATTAATTTTTAGTGCATTAAACCAGAGAATTTTCCTTTACGGATTGGACACCTAAAGGAGCTGCAGCTGAACAAAGCAAGATAGATAAAATGTGTGAGGATTATGATGCACACCAGCATGTGTCCCTCTAAAAAACAGATCTGAGATCGTTGCAAAAGCTGGTCTACACACTCATGAACAGGACTGAATCCACACAGCCTTCAGAAGGTGCCTAAAAAGCCACATGCAAATAAATTGTTTGGCCTTGAGAGGACACCTTCTCTGATAAGGtggtaagaaaaataaaatacataaaaaaatgacaaaaacgtGGGAATTTCTTTACATATTTTAGGTTTCATGGTCATTTTCCCTGTGCTTTGCATTCAGCTTCATGTTATTCTAAACTATAAGAAATTAATAAGTGAGAAATTTCAGgacaagaatgttttttttacaatttcctAAAATTAAATAGCAACAAATTCTACAATATTTTAAAGGTAAAGTTGTGTCACAGGTACAAAGGCTCAAAATCATTTTGACACTAATCCTTATTTTATctgaaataacacaaacataaaacatgttagATAAATGTTCAATAACCAAAAATTCAAATACAACATACAAAATTAATATACACATGAGAAACCTTTTTGGCTCTTAGACAGTTGTAGCAATTCTAACGGGTGGTGGAGGGACGAATGTGGGGAGAGCCACTGATCTTTCAGAAGGAGTctaaagacagaggaaaacaaagggCAGATGATTTACTGTAacttaacaaaataaacaatcttCCACATCAGTGGGATTTATTTGAATTCTACCTGCTGTAATTTGTTGTAATCAGGGGGGAACCTCTGCTGTCCTGCCACCAGGTGATTAGGAGCTATGTCTGACTGGGTTGTTATTGTCTGCCGAGTGAAAAGAAagaaggcaaaaacaaaataagagaaGCTGATTTAATATGGAAACAAATTGATTGGGGTGGGGGgtctattatttaatttttaaatgaagacgGCCAGATAACAGAATCAAAAAAGAGGGGGGCACATTTGGAGAATGAGTACAGGGGGTTGTGctgaaatttaaaattgtgGATTCAGAAGATAAACTGTTGTTGAGATGCCACATaaacattacattatatttatttattattgagtAGGGGGCATTTGGTCAGATTCTTGGGGAAGCATGTGGGAGAGAAAAGAATCCTAAAAACTTCAGTTTTATGGAGCAGTGAAGTGATTCTAACCTTCTCCACTGCTCTGGACACTGGATATCGAGTCTGTCGACCtacagaaaacagcaaaagaagTACTTCTTAAagaatgtaaagaaaacatgtcaCCATGTTTAGACTTATCACACAACAGACTTCCCATACGTTTGTTCTTGTTGTGCTTGATGTAGAGATGCGTGAGGCCACCTAGCAGGACCAGGAAAAGAACGCCACAGGGAATTCCAGCTGCGATGGCAGCAATTGCAGGGCCACTGAGCCCTTTACCTATTGTGAAGAGACCATCACCAGTGATTGTGCTAGTGTTATAATCACCATGAATACACGTTATGCTTTAAAGCACACTCTTTGCCATACCTGGACCAATTCTGTGAACCACAGATGGTTCTCCTACGGTCGTATTAGCTTTGGGAATGATGCGGAACTGGTACGTCAGGCGAGGATTGAGGGCCAAGACATCTGTACTCCGAGCAGTGCCAGGTTTCTGCTGGATGGTGCGATACGTGTTAGAGCTCCCTCTGGTTTGGCTCCCAGTGTTGTTCAGAAGGTCTGGTCCTGCCATTTCAACGTCAAAGCCTTTGCAACAACAAGCACaagttattacattttgcatAACGGAGCTGACGAAGCACCATACCAGATGCCAAGCTTTCACTGATTCTGTTTGACAGGGAAAATATTGGAGACATAACAAACAGTGACATTTGTATTTGACAGTACTTTTGTCCTTAGATTATTATTACCAAAACATAGTACTGCTCAGCTAGTGGATTCACACATTACTTAATACTTACACCCCTATTTTCAGTGCGGAGTTTCTGATAAACACTGTGTTGGCTTCCCAAGGAAGCTTTGCTGACATGTCCAAATTCATAATAGAAGGGTTTGTGTATAGTCTATGAAGGAACCAACTCTACTTTTCACAACCACCTTCCTATAGTCGATTATCGCTTTACCTGTAACAATAGAGGTAGGTGGAATCTCCCAGGTCAACGTGACAATGGTTCCATCTTTATTAGGGAGCACATTGGAATCCGAGATTGACGGCCCTGCAGAGAGAGGTACTGTAAGCTAGGGTGGAGATCAAGCAAGGGACAGACGGGGTGTGAGGGTAAGGGTATACCAAGACTGGAGAGCTTTGTTTAAAGGGAAACAGCAGGTCTTACTTAGCTCTCCATCTGAGGGCCCATTGTGTCTTTTGAGTAATGCAAGCAGTACTCGAAATTAAAAGCTGAAGGAAACAGAGTCCTTGCAGTATTTGGAGAAGGCAAATAATCACTGCACTATATGGCAGTGATGACAGAGAAAGCCCCTTCTTTCACTTGAGATTTAATGCAATATTCCAAATATGCTGTTACAATGACGGACTTCAAATATTCCCAGGTTGAAACAGGACAGAGAATGTGTGTAGACCCCCTTGTCTTTTAAAAaccgtctgggaagtgaggagaccagctgCTGGATTGTTAGGAGAGGAAAGTTGTCTCATTCTTGTCTGaggcaggattctagctgctcaacattCTTGGGCCTTTTGTTGCtggatgtttttgttgctcCGAAACCTCAATATACTTTTCAGCATAGAGAAAGTGCCATTTCAGATGTGTGTGCTGCCCACGCCATAAGCACTAATCCACCCCCAGAGATGCAGGCTGTTGACCTGTCCACTGATAACTGAGATGTGTTGGTAACGTTCgactgtgaaaaaaatgtagatttgcaaatcatcgcattctgtttttatttatgttttgcacattgtcccaacttctttggaactCTAATGGTAAAAAGATGACATCTTCATCTTGCTTGTTATGTCAAGCACAAAATCAGACTTTTACTGTCAATGCACAACAGAATAAAAGGCAGAAAATCTGCCAAACAGAGAATTTTGGatacctttttattttgaaaatatttttgattagTATAACATTAAGATAACTAAATGGCCTACGGATTTTGAGATATAATAAAGCTTAATAGGCGCCACTGTTGGTACAAAAAGGCAAAAGTATTTAACTGCAAAGTATTTAACTCCCAGATTAAGAAATTAAAACGTAGATGTTAAAACTAGCTCATCTTCGAGAGGCTACACCAATAAAATCCAACAATATTAATAACAGTTAAAACTAATGAGGGGCTGGTTATGCtctgggggaggagctggaGCCTCTGCATGTTGCATGCCATGTCTGCATGGCTGAGAGGacaatgttgtccaaactcctctcagtccctcccacccactccactgtgtgctggctgcacagaggagcactttcagccagagactgaccACAGTCAAGTGCTTCACAGAACAACGCAGGAGATCGTTTCTCCCAGTgaccattaaactgttcaactcaacCCCCTTGTCTAGGTGgaagtgtttttcctttcttttctacttttcatgtggagagcagctgtaacaaggcaacacaatttccctatgggatcaataaagttgtttgaatcttgaaagGGGACATTTATTCTGCAGAAAAAGTCCTTGCAGTTTTTATACTTTAAGTGGatttaatactttaatatttttacctAAGCAGTACATCACCTCCACTGTAGTCTTTAAAGTCTTCTGTGTAATGTAGTTGTAACTATTGCCATCAGTAAATGAAGCAGGGTAAGAAAAACATGTCCGGTGGAAATATGTGTAGTTGATCCAGTATGCGGTTTCTCTCCAACTACGATCAGCAGTACCGTACCTTGTAACTGTATTTCCCTCCTCTGGATGCCCAGTGGGTTGTGGCAGGTGCAGGTGAAGTTTTGCAGGAGAAAGTTGCTGACATTGTTATCACGAAGCTGAAGCTGCGTGGTGTCATTGCTGATCTGGTAAACGGTCCCACTAGTGATTTGCTCGCTGCCTTTGGTCCAGGTCACCACAGCCTTAGGTGAGGCACCACTGACACAGTGGATAACAACCACTATTTTGTCCTCAGGGTCAACTGTGGTTCTCACAGCTGGCAGAAACACCACTGGGCTCCCTGAGAAAGATGTGGTTTTTAAAACTACGGATTCAACATTTACTAATCCTCAGACTCGATATTCTATCAAATATTGAAAACTTACTTGCAGTAATATTGCACTTATTTTGTTCAAGTGGGTGGTTTGCAAGGCACGTGACAGTTTTCCCATTGAGGTAATCTGTGGGGGTGACAGTCAAGCTGAAGTGTCCCACTCCATTGCTGCTGTTGCTTAGTTCTGGGAAGGACAGCTGAGCTTGGGGGGATCCACCTGGCCACTGGCAGTGATACTGCAGGCTGGTGTTATTCAGTGACTGCACAGAGCACATCGGGTTACCTGACGGTCGCTCTGTCTCACAACAAGCATTAA
This window harbors:
- the vsig10l gene encoding V-set and immunoglobulin domain-containing protein 10-like; the encoded protein is MTWFELWMSSTYFVTFLLGLTFQGAYCELVVSPVGPGRVNAIAGSSVTLAVSFSGSPDPVVTWFMGNLNVVTWTISSGTPTDIAENLRKVIRLEPNGSLTLVNVTLDYTNNYTVEMTKSGLSRAVTSFTLKVFESIQNVTLSARPAFAHEGADPFTLQYNMLHGVVEQQMWFFNGIELKTDSRYSVEQFSLVILRPNRSDTGWYTVFLTNPFSNVTSQINVTVLYGPDEPMLEAHPAQPFYASGDSLSLSCHAGGSPQPTAEWTFGGQTLFTSHSGVLNLTNVQASQGGIYTCTLFNKQTAVRRQKNMTLNVYERPSGNPMCSVQSLNNTSLQYHCQWPGGSPQAQLSFPELSNSSNGVGHFSLTVTPTDYLNGKTVTCLANHPLEQNKCNITARSPVVFLPAVRTTVDPEDKIVVVIHCVSGASPKAVVTWTKGSEQITSGTVYQISNDTTQLQLRDNNVSNFLLQNFTCTCHNPLGIQRREIQLQGPSISDSNVLPNKDGTIVTLTWEIPPTSIVTGFDVEMAGPDLLNNTGSQTRGSSNTYRTIQQKPGTARSTDVLALNPRLTYQFRIIPKANTTVGEPSVVHRIGPGKGLSGPAIAAIAAGIPCGVLFLVLLGGLTHLYIKHNKNKRRQTRYPVSRAVEKTITTQSDIAPNHLVAGQQRFPPDYNKLQQTPSERSVALPTFVPPPPVRIATTV